One Paenisporosarcina sp. FSL H8-0542 genomic region harbors:
- a CDS encoding immunoglobulin-like domain-containing protein, translating into MRKINCFHFFLLLISLLLSGCQSNETTNEKTKVPEEKLVEAKYQEILSFRNNITVKMEKEEYLTTDNQITLNFQNKSDEELIYGAGFTIEQKVDGKWYYVLFKEGTTIPDIGYILKPHETKSETYSLESLKNKLSPGKYRLIQRFGATSLAAPFEVIKP; encoded by the coding sequence ATGAGAAAAATAAATTGTTTTCACTTCTTTTTACTTTTGATTTCACTTTTACTATCAGGATGTCAATCAAATGAAACAACTAATGAAAAAACAAAAGTACCGGAAGAAAAACTAGTTGAAGCAAAATACCAAGAGATTCTTAGTTTCAGGAACAATATTACGGTTAAAATGGAAAAAGAAGAATATCTAACAACAGATAATCAAATCACGTTAAACTTTCAAAACAAGAGCGATGAGGAATTAATCTATGGTGCTGGATTCACCATAGAGCAAAAGGTTGATGGAAAGTGGTATTATGTATTGTTTAAAGAAGGAACTACAATTCCAGATATAGGTTACATACTTAAACCCCATGAAACAAAGTCAGAAACATACTCTCTGGAATCTCTAAAAAACAAGCTTTCTCCAGGAAAATATCGTTTAATTCAAAGGTTTGGAGCTACATCACTTGCTGCACCTTTTGAGGTTATAAAGCCATAA
- a CDS encoding metalloregulator ArsR/SmtB family transcription factor, with protein MTAAKHDVFQAIADPTRREVLRLLANKELPISEITSHFPISRTAVAKHLLILSEANLVSGKKVGREKIYQLQPEPLAELKLWLSYYEQFWNNKLSILKHVVENEGVNGFKVVKTDSK; from the coding sequence ATGACAGCAGCAAAGCATGATGTATTTCAAGCTATTGCTGATCCAACTAGAAGAGAGGTACTTCGATTACTTGCTAACAAGGAATTACCAATCTCAGAAATAACATCTCATTTTCCAATTAGTCGGACAGCCGTAGCAAAACATCTACTTATCCTTTCAGAAGCAAATTTAGTAAGCGGAAAAAAAGTTGGTAGGGAAAAAATTTATCAGTTGCAACCAGAACCCTTAGCAGAATTAAAACTATGGCTTTCTTATTATGAACAGTTTTGGAATAACAAATTGTCAATTCTTAAACATGTGGTTGAAAATGAAGGTGTAAATGGTTTTAAAGTAGTAAAAACAGATAGTAAATAA
- a CDS encoding SRPBCC domain-containing protein — METIQDIKQIVTLVAPIQKVWETVSTSEGIAIWFMQNDFEPKVGHEFHIQSPFGPSPCKVLEIDEPTKVSFSWDTEGWMVTFLLKEMDEKTEFTLIHSGWKSPDTVLPKANEKSSIIRDRMDNGWVGIVNERLRKVVEG; from the coding sequence TTGGAAACAATACAAGATATTAAGCAGATTGTTACTTTGGTAGCACCTATACAAAAAGTGTGGGAAACGGTTTCTACTTCGGAGGGAATTGCAATTTGGTTTATGCAAAATGATTTTGAACCTAAAGTAGGACATGAATTTCATATACAATCCCCATTCGGTCCATCACCTTGCAAAGTATTAGAAATTGATGAACCAACCAAAGTTTCTTTTTCATGGGATACAGAAGGTTGGATGGTTACGTTTCTTTTAAAAGAGATGGATGAGAAGACGGAGTTTACACTTATACACAGTGGTTGGAAATCTCCTGATACTGTTCTTCCAAAAGCGAACGAGAAAAGTTCTATTATTCGTGACAGAATGGACAATGGCTGGGTCGGAATTGTAAATGAACGACTTCGAAAGGTTGTTGAAGGATAA
- a CDS encoding protein-glutamine gamma-glutamyltransferase has translation MIQLSGMPFQQSDMWSSGSIESMIIQRMIEDTVVYSYQFIGELSFELKLRKNIILSARAMNQSNVRFEILENSRGNPQYWHLTSTGGFLLRHGVKPSDAIQDFYMNSSQYAFECATAMVIIYYHAVLNTMGESLFNQLFQNIYLYSWQNDSELQIKPYYTSHFLPGDVVYFENPDFDPRTPHWRGENAVVLGDGTYFGHGLGIMTAEQMIHALNQTRMPGANQSAYLTNVVARPSFKHLAKLSMSQPGYLIHNYQHIVHHNESSIPIDRYMF, from the coding sequence ATGATTCAACTATCGGGGATGCCCTTTCAACAAAGTGACATGTGGTCGTCTGGTAGTATTGAAAGTATGATCATTCAACGGATGATTGAAGATACAGTCGTTTACTCGTACCAATTCATAGGTGAATTATCGTTTGAGCTAAAGTTACGAAAAAATATCATATTAAGTGCAAGGGCCATGAATCAAAGCAATGTGCGGTTTGAAATACTTGAAAATTCCCGTGGTAATCCTCAATACTGGCATTTGACGAGTACCGGCGGATTCCTGCTGCGGCATGGAGTAAAACCATCAGACGCGATTCAAGATTTCTACATGAACAGTTCACAATATGCTTTTGAGTGTGCTACGGCAATGGTCATTATCTATTACCATGCGGTCCTAAACACTATGGGAGAATCCTTATTTAATCAATTATTTCAAAACATCTATTTATACAGCTGGCAAAATGATTCTGAACTCCAAATAAAACCGTATTATACAAGCCATTTTTTGCCTGGAGATGTCGTATATTTTGAAAATCCGGACTTCGACCCGAGAACCCCTCACTGGAGAGGGGAGAATGCCGTTGTTTTAGGAGATGGTACGTATTTTGGTCATGGGTTAGGAATAATGACAGCTGAACAAATGATTCATGCTCTGAATCAAACCAGAATGCCAGGGGCAAATCAATCAGCCTATCTGACAAATGTAGTTGCAAGACCATCTTTTAAACATTTGGCGAAACTTTCGATGTCGCAACCAGGTTATTTGATTCATAATTACCAACATATCGTCCATCATAACGAAAGTTCGATTCCAATTGATCGATACATGTTCTAA
- a CDS encoding alpha/beta hydrolase: protein MGYFVNVEPGVRIYVEDVNPEGNKTILFIHGWPLNHKQYEYQFDVLPAMGYRCIGIDWRGFGNSDKPFHGYNFDRLADDIHAVVVALQLKDFTLAGHSTGGAISIRYMARHQGYGVSKLVLIDAQSPYSVQEEVANMFISGSLNDRPKMLQGLNDLFFFQYLTTPLSDWFFQLGLQAAGWSTVAVMKTLRDENVYYDLDKILVPTLIIHGIHDKIVPFDKAQETNTLIKNSLLVPFQYSGHGPFWEEREKFNQLLMQFIG from the coding sequence ATGGGATACTTTGTTAATGTAGAACCTGGTGTAAGGATATATGTTGAGGATGTAAACCCGGAGGGAAATAAAACAATACTATTTATACATGGTTGGCCATTAAACCATAAGCAGTATGAATATCAGTTTGATGTTCTTCCAGCAATGGGATATCGATGTATAGGCATCGACTGGAGGGGGTTCGGTAATTCGGATAAACCATTCCATGGCTACAACTTTGACAGATTGGCAGATGATATCCATGCAGTAGTAGTCGCGTTGCAGTTAAAAGACTTCACACTAGCAGGACACTCTACAGGAGGGGCAATCTCGATTCGATATATGGCTCGACACCAAGGTTATGGAGTATCCAAACTTGTCCTTATAGACGCGCAATCTCCGTATAGTGTTCAAGAAGAAGTTGCAAATATGTTCATTTCAGGATCACTTAATGATCGACCTAAAATGTTGCAGGGATTAAATGATCTCTTCTTCTTCCAGTATCTTACCACCCCATTATCGGACTGGTTTTTTCAGCTAGGATTACAGGCAGCTGGTTGGTCGACTGTAGCAGTCATGAAGACACTAAGAGATGAGAACGTGTACTATGATCTTGACAAAATACTAGTACCTACACTGATTATTCACGGAATACATGATAAAATTGTTCCGTTTGATAAAGCTCAGGAAACAAATACGCTAATAAAAAATTCACTGCTTGTTCCATTTCAATACAGCGGTCATGGTCCTTTTTGGGAAGAACGTGAGAAGTTTAACCAGCTATTGATGCAATTTATTGGCTAA
- a CDS encoding ferritin-like domain-containing protein, translated as MNQYSVQPSANMEVLNDILKAINGEYTAIACYELLANQAQNAEIKNRILEIRNDEIRHYETFWHLYISLTGKQPTPQITKQCPADYKSGILAAFIDEQETVDFYHDIARSTNNPVIKDAFTQASADEQNHAVWFLYFMNHH; from the coding sequence TTGAATCAATATTCTGTGCAGCCTTCTGCAAACATGGAAGTATTAAACGACATTTTGAAAGCAATTAATGGTGAATATACAGCAATTGCCTGCTATGAATTATTAGCGAACCAGGCTCAGAACGCCGAAATAAAAAATCGTATTCTTGAAATCAGAAATGATGAAATCAGACACTATGAAACCTTTTGGCATCTTTATATTTCTTTGACGGGAAAACAACCTACTCCACAAATCACAAAACAATGTCCTGCAGATTATAAAAGTGGGATACTTGCTGCATTCATAGATGAACAGGAGACTGTAGACTTCTATCACGATATAGCGCGAAGTACTAATAATCCTGTTATTAAAGATGCTTTCACGCAAGCTTCTGCAGATGAACAAAATCATGCGGTTTGGTTTTTATATTTCATGAATCATCATTAA
- a CDS encoding MBL fold metallo-hydrolase, whose translation MTRVTETDFFILNCLSEGVYAAIAKPGHGAWSNAGFVDLGEELLVFDSFSTPSAGIELRRHAENITGKRAKYLINSHYHGDHVFGNQAFEDTTIISTSLTKKWFIEKNVIGDLEREIEETEKYLNNLKIQIENNQEQVIRDSLINQFNEMSKVLVDLPRLKLVLPTVIFEEKLIIEGSKRKVELHCLGGGHTLSDTFMYLPEEKIAFMGDLVTENLHLPIYNPDEYKSILRQVKEMDIITFVPGHGNVGNREQLNSLERYISVLINSSLQALENNHSIDSFLLEFTTPKEYTEWRGVNGIKDNLTKIYNFYSLANSTKV comes from the coding sequence TTGACCAGAGTAACAGAAACTGATTTTTTTATATTGAATTGTTTAAGCGAAGGGGTTTACGCTGCTATTGCAAAACCTGGTCACGGGGCTTGGAGTAATGCCGGTTTTGTTGATTTAGGGGAAGAATTGTTAGTCTTCGATTCTTTTTCAACTCCATCAGCTGGAATTGAGTTAAGAAGACATGCTGAAAATATTACAGGAAAAAGAGCAAAGTATCTAATTAACAGTCATTATCATGGAGACCACGTTTTTGGTAATCAAGCATTTGAAGACACTACGATTATTTCTACTTCACTTACAAAGAAGTGGTTCATTGAGAAAAATGTGATTGGTGATTTAGAAAGAGAAATAGAAGAGACGGAAAAATATCTAAATAACCTCAAAATCCAAATAGAGAATAATCAAGAACAAGTAATAAGAGACAGTCTGATCAATCAGTTTAATGAAATGTCAAAGGTACTAGTTGACTTACCTCGATTGAAATTAGTTTTACCTACAGTTATTTTTGAAGAAAAGCTCATTATTGAAGGTTCGAAGAGAAAGGTCGAATTGCATTGTTTAGGTGGGGGTCATACCCTAAGCGATACGTTCATGTATTTGCCAGAAGAGAAGATTGCATTTATGGGAGATTTAGTTACCGAAAATCTACACTTACCTATTTATAACCCTGATGAATACAAATCAATTCTAAGGCAAGTGAAGGAAATGGATATCATAACTTTCGTTCCTGGTCATGGAAATGTAGGAAATAGAGAACAGTTGAATTCATTAGAACGTTATATTTCAGTTTTAATTAACAGCTCATTACAAGCATTGGAAAACAATCATTCAATTGATTCATTTCTATTAGAGTTTACTACACCAAAAGAATACACCGAGTGGAGAGGCGTAAATGGTATTAAGGACAACCTTACAAAAATATATAATTTTTATTCATTAGCTAATTCAACTAAAGTCTAA
- a CDS encoding SRPBCC family protein, whose translation MDTGDKVTITVETIVHAPVEKVWEFWTEPQHITKWTFASEDWHAPIAENDVRVGGRFHTRMEAKDGSFGFDFGGVYDEIRINEFISYTLGDGRKVTITFVSHENDTKIIEVFEGEATHSIEQQKAGWQAILENFKRYSELSKEN comes from the coding sequence ATGGACACAGGCGATAAAGTAACCATAACGGTAGAAACAATAGTTCATGCACCCGTTGAAAAAGTGTGGGAATTTTGGACAGAACCACAGCATATAACGAAATGGACGTTTGCTTCTGAAGACTGGCACGCACCAATTGCCGAAAATGATGTAAGGGTTGGCGGAAGATTCCATACAAGAATGGAAGCAAAGGATGGAAGCTTTGGATTTGATTTTGGTGGAGTTTATGATGAAATTAGAATAAATGAATTTATTTCTTACACTCTTGGAGATGGTAGGAAAGTTACGATCACGTTTGTTAGTCATGAAAACGACACTAAGATAATTGAAGTTTTTGAAGGAGAAGCCACTCATTCCATTGAGCAGCAAAAAGCAGGCTGGCAGGCGATTCTAGAAAATTTCAAAAGATATAGCGAACTTTCTAAAGAAAATTAA
- a CDS encoding DNA alkylation repair protein encodes MDFKTVMQELEALGKERTKKIYLSNGAHEPLFGVATGAMKPIAKKIRINQHLADELYSTGNYDAMYFAGIISDPKAMTESDFDRWMDAAYFYMLSDYVVAVTLSESDIAQDVADKWIASGQELRMSAGWSCYCWLLGNRIDNEFSESKISNMLDLVKNKIHDSPERTKSAMNNFLYTVGTSYLPHHEKAVETAKAVGTVEVKRDKKKSSILNAYESIQKEIDKGRLGFKRKHVRC; translated from the coding sequence ATGGATTTCAAAACAGTTATGCAGGAGCTTGAAGCCCTCGGTAAGGAACGAACGAAAAAAATATACTTATCTAATGGTGCGCACGAGCCTCTTTTTGGCGTAGCTACAGGCGCTATGAAACCAATTGCAAAGAAGATAAGAATAAATCAACATTTAGCTGACGAGCTTTATTCCACAGGTAACTACGATGCAATGTACTTTGCAGGCATTATTTCAGATCCAAAAGCCATGACTGAGTCGGATTTTGATCGGTGGATGGATGCAGCATATTTTTATATGCTGTCCGATTATGTGGTTGCAGTAACTTTATCAGAGTCTGATATTGCACAAGACGTTGCTGATAAATGGATTGCAAGCGGTCAAGAGCTGAGAATGTCAGCGGGCTGGAGTTGCTACTGCTGGCTTTTAGGTAATCGCATAGACAATGAATTTTCCGAAAGCAAGATTTCCAATATGCTTGATCTTGTAAAAAATAAGATTCACGATTCCCCAGAACGAACTAAATCAGCTATGAATAATTTTCTATACACTGTAGGGACTTCATATTTGCCTCACCATGAAAAGGCAGTCGAGACCGCAAAGGCAGTAGGTACGGTAGAAGTCAAACGGGACAAGAAAAAAAGCAGTATCCTAAACGCTTACGAAAGTATTCAAAAAGAAATTGATAAAGGGAGGCTGGGTTTTAAACGAAAACATGTAAGATGTTAA
- a CDS encoding cell wall hydrolase, translating into MPRVKYKSSDIDLMARMMRAEAEGEGQQGMLYVGNVIVNRLKADCLDFRDLRTISDVIFQVQGGNYSFEAVQKGNLFYERARSVEKRLAKKNLDYWRDHPGKYALWYFNPYAPCPPTWYGQPYAGQFKNHCYYEPAAGTCDSVYSG; encoded by the coding sequence ATGCCAAGAGTAAAATACAAAAGTTCAGACATTGACTTAATGGCAAGGATGATGAGGGCAGAAGCCGAAGGTGAAGGACAGCAAGGAATGTTATATGTTGGAAATGTAATTGTTAATCGTCTTAAAGCCGATTGTTTAGACTTTAGAGATTTAAGAACAATTTCAGATGTAATTTTTCAAGTACAAGGAGGAAATTATTCTTTTGAAGCGGTTCAAAAAGGTAATTTATTTTATGAAAGAGCGAGATCTGTTGAAAAAAGATTAGCAAAAAAGAATTTAGATTATTGGAGAGACCATCCAGGGAAATATGCTCTATGGTATTTTAATCCATATGCACCATGCCCTCCAACATGGTACGGTCAACCTTATGCTGGTCAATTTAAAAATCATTGTTATTATGAACCAGCAGCTGGAACATGTGATAGTGTTTATAGTGGTTAG
- a CDS encoding S-layer homology domain-containing protein, with product MKKLICMFIATVVISLCIPLLTLAATTNNEDGTFTTSGHDAKYANKVMTITVFKGNVLTSENLMYIDEFTADESGKYSNTYKTKEALTNNVSFTVQVTTESNLVEKEVIKLNGSTPNPEPNPTPTPEPTPEPITFADISEHWAKEDIELLATKGIINGLKNGLFAPEKDITRAEFTALLARALDLPKAKEQENFTDVRPTDWYVSELQSAVEAGLINGYEDNTFKPSMYITREQMAALMGRAYKIIEKQAPTVDVDQVLAKYIDRKSISAWSRGDVALAIQLGVIQGNKANELQPKESATRAETAVMLKRLLVEIKLLEE from the coding sequence ATGAAAAAATTAATATGTATGTTCATCGCAACAGTTGTAATAAGCCTATGTATCCCATTATTAACACTTGCTGCAACAACCAATAATGAAGATGGCACATTTACAACTAGTGGACATGATGCCAAATATGCCAATAAAGTAATGACGATTACAGTTTTCAAAGGAAATGTTCTTACATCCGAAAATTTGATGTATATCGACGAATTCACAGCTGACGAATCAGGAAAGTATTCGAATACGTATAAAACGAAAGAAGCATTGACCAACAATGTATCCTTTACCGTTCAAGTAACTACAGAAAGCAATCTTGTCGAGAAAGAAGTCATTAAGCTTAACGGGTCAACGCCAAATCCAGAACCAAACCCAACACCAACTCCAGAGCCAACGCCTGAACCAATCACTTTTGCTGATATCTCAGAACATTGGGCAAAAGAGGATATTGAATTATTAGCAACAAAAGGCATTATTAATGGACTGAAAAATGGATTATTTGCACCCGAAAAAGATATTACACGTGCAGAATTCACAGCCCTACTTGCGCGTGCTCTCGACTTGCCAAAAGCAAAGGAGCAAGAAAACTTTACAGATGTCCGACCAACGGATTGGTATGTTTCGGAACTACAATCAGCTGTTGAAGCAGGATTAATCAATGGTTACGAAGACAATACATTTAAACCAAGTATGTACATCACACGTGAACAAATGGCTGCATTGATGGGTCGTGCATACAAAATCATAGAGAAACAAGCACCAACAGTGGATGTGGATCAAGTATTGGCAAAATATATCGATCGTAAATCTATCAGTGCATGGTCCAGAGGAGACGTAGCATTAGCTATACAACTTGGCGTAATTCAAGGAAACAAGGCAAATGAATTGCAACCAAAAGAATCTGCAACAAGGGCAGAGACAGCAGTCATGCTAAAAAGGTTACTGGTAGAAATTAAACTGCTGGAAGAATAG